TGGCAGGTTTACCATCAGTAGGGttgttggagaagagagttCCATGCTCATCTAGGCCCAGTTAGCAAGGTATCATCTAAACCACGAGTTCGTTCGACTTACTGAGACACGCGCGATCGTAGAGGTACGGATCGGTAAAGTGGAAGTCACGGTGGAGTTCTCGATCGTAAAATTCCACAGTCACCGTATTATGGGTCTCTTGGTCAACGGTCCAAACACAGCCCGTCAGATTTAGGCCTAGCCGAGTCAATTAGTATGCCAGTGACTAGGAGCTAACCATGAATATTTGAGATACATACAGAGATACCGTCTGTTACCTCGCCATGGTGTACTGCCAGGCTGAAGCGATGGGTGGATTCTAGGTTTAGAGTAAGAGGTCAATAGCCGCTTCTCAGCATGGCCATCGATCTCGTCCAAATGTTGATTTGTCCGCTTGCCAAATGCATTAACGCCTTCCGCGTATCCAgcgccatcatcatcatcgacaaaatCCTCCATCCCCTGGTCGGagccaaggatatcatcaagagaGTCAGGAGTACCTGCTCGCCGCTCGATAGACTCCTTCGGCCTGTTCGTCAATGGTCGTCTCACGTTATCAGATATCTCTGCTAAATGCCCTGGAAAGATAGGCGCAGCCTGAAGTGGCTTCTGGAGCAACGGCTGCTGTTCGTTTGAGACAACCCCATCATATATGAATAGCTCTCCATCCGACGTTGTGAACGATAAAGAGTTATTAGAAGGGTGCCAGGCAAGATTAATGACGTTCGGAAAATCGTATCTCTGTAGTACCTTTTGTGTCTTAGTTTCCCATAACAAGACTTGACCATCCGCACCAGCAGTCGCCAGAAGTGCGCCATTCGGGGACCAGCTGATTGCTGTAACATCGCCATTGTGGCCGCCAGAGaagaccttctccttcttccactCGCTCGTGGAGAAAATTGCAATATCCCTGGTGgcttctgcagctgcaaATGCCGTCCCATCTGGATGCCACACGACCCTCGATGTCGCTTCGTCCTCAGGCTCAAGCCTCCGGATAGCCCCATCAAGCTTCTGTACGAGTTCCGGCTCCTCGGCGAGCAATGAATAGATGTACAATATACCGTCTGTACACGATACCGCGATATACCGCCCACTTGGGTCGAAGGTAACATGTTTCGTCCCCTTAGATTGGTCCCGAAGATACTTAACTTTGGTCATATCCTCAATTTTGACGATCTTCACCGTGAGTTCACTGTACCATATCAGTGATCTAGATCCCCCAGAGTTATTGCGCACAGACTACTAACTCGCTTGCTACTGCAGCCCATTCACCATCATTTGAGACCGCTATATCTCGCACGGGTAACGCACATCGAACAAGCAAGTTTTCCATTCGACCAGACTCAATCTCATACTGCCAGACGGTACCATCCTCCGCTCCCATGATGAACGACTCATTCTGCAATAATCCTTAGCATCTTACCAACTTCATTCATCCCAGGGCCTATATATCATACTGTAGCACCGATTCCCATGTGTCCATCAATGCCCTCGTCAACAGTCTTTGGTTCGCCATCTTGCCCAACAGTGTAAATTCGAATCGCGGAGTTAGAGCCACCAGTGATAATGCGACGGCCGTTCGGGGTGTATGCCAACACTGTGGTCCCGGGGGTATCTAAATTTGTTCCCAAATCAGCTACACCGTCCATACTGAAGGTCAAGATATATACAAACTTACGGGCTGGTCTGCCCCTAGGACGGATGGCTTCCGACGCCATTGCGGAGATAGAGAACCGACCACAGGGAAGTTATGAAAATAGAGTTACCGGGAATTGAACGTGAAACACTCAGAGAGATCAACCCGACGCATCTATCAAAATGAGCGCGGCTTGTAGTCTATACTAAACAACGCAGGTTACTGATTGAGCACGGTTGGACTAGCGAAGCGTTGCCCGACGCGCGGACGCGTCCGCGCGCGCGAAATCCAATAACCCAAATCAGTAGTACTTAAGGGCTTAGGGCACGATGTTAGGGCTCAAAAGAATAATTCATCGCCCGCAACTTAGGTTAGCATGACACATGCCACATCGGATTACAATAGCTTCCAAGTGTCAAATACAAGCTCCCGTGACAAATGGCAAGATGAATGTTTACAGAAACGCCATCCATTACCTGAGCGGAACCGTCTTGTCGCAACGTATAGCTTTATCAGCAATTTAAGTGGCATATCGATAAACTACTCAATAGATGCAATGCAGCAAATAAGGTGCGGAAGATGAATGACGGCACGGACCACCAGTCAATCTACACGCGTCAAGGGATCGGACGCAAATCAGTTCGTTGGTGCTCATACTCATAAAATTCCACGGGGACATGCGATAAATAATTCGTGCACGCTGATGGTAGAAAACTTAGGTACATTTTAAACCGCTATCGAGCTGGAAACCGCGCTAAGCAGCTTTCGTGAGTTGTGGGATGTTTGAATGGCCTGAATCAACCCCTAAATATGTGTTGACAATGTCTACGAAGGGGCAGGTCAACACAACCTCAGAATCTTCTCATACTACTTCAGCAAAGACTTTTCtaggggaaaagagaataatgCGTATCCCCCATATGCAAGGGAAGGCCATAATCCTCATGGTATATGTTGTTTTACACCATTGCGGCCAGTCAATCATTCAAGGGTGCTCCCAAAGTGATTCCAATAGAGCCTTCGTCAAATATTAATCTTCTAATAGTGGTAGTAATGGATCCAAGACTCTAACAATAGGTGGCCAAGTTCCCTGATTGCACGCGGAGCGAAGAGTAGCAAACATTATAGTGTTTTCTAATGGAGATCCATGAATCTCGGGTATTTTCCCCAATGTCTTTAGTTATTAATACCAGTAGTCTCGTGTTCATTGGTCTATATGTGGATGTTTTGGACTATGTAAATTCGGCAGGTTATACAAAAACTTAGGTCCCGGTCAGCCATAGGCGGGGCGAGATAGTGTCTTCCTCCCCTTATGAAAACCACTACGTACAAAAGCATGGAGCTAGAATCCGGCCAACGGTGGTATGACCTACCCACTCCGTGATTGTTGACGTTCCACAGTGTTTTTCCCTACTAGAGTTATTATCACACACGCGCTATTATACGTACCCTAATGTCATTTTTGGGCAAATAAGCGCCGCTAGATTGCCTATGCCTTGGGACTGTAAAGTGACTGCCATCCATCGGTTCAATGTCCCACATGACGATCATTGCGGCAGTGAAAGCCAAAAGCTGCCTCTCCGCAAATGTCCGTCCCTTGCATCCAGACATGCCACCGCCAAATGGGTGAATTGTGTGCATATTTGCCTTCTTTTCTCCGGTTTCCGGGTCAGTTATGATAAATCGCAGTGGATCAAACTGGCTGGGGTTTGAGAAATATCGAGAGTCATTCTGCAGCACTCCATGATGGAGTATAAGACTCTCGCCTTTGTAGACTTTATAACTATGGGGCTTTGTCCTATCACTGTTTGTAACGTCTTCGTTGGACTCTGTGATAGTCAAGTCAGATGTGAGTTTTCGGAATGACATGTCGGCTGAATCCAAACGAAGTGTTTCGTAGAAGCTAGCCTTCAATAGAGGGCAAGAGTCCAGCAAGCCTTTGAGGTTAAGAGAGATTCTGGGTGGCTCTTCAAAAGGGAAGCCAGTTTCCTCCCTACTTGGCCTGTGAGCTTTCACGTATGGAGAGATTTCTTTTCGAATTTCTTCTAGGAGGGTGGGATCATTGTAAAGACGGACAAGGTACCAAAAGGCGATGTTTGAAGAGTTAACATTCATCGCCCAGAGCAAAGACAGATGCCCGGGTGCGCTGGACCTTGGTGAGAGCCCCAAGTTCTTAGACGTCCGGATGCGTTGTTTCAAAGGCTCTGAAACATCTTCGAGGTCACGGAATTTCACACCAGGGTCTATCCCATCATCCCACTGGAGAAATGCTTGTTGGTAGGCGGCAAGAGAGTTCAGTATCCGATCACGAGCAGCATACGCTGCAGGCACACCAGGAAGTGGTGCCCAACGAGGTACACCAATCGCTAGAAGGGGGAATCGATTGTCCAGTACCCAAAGATCATCAAGCAAACTAGGAAAGGCTTCCAGAATCGCTTGACCCATTAGGGTAGTGGTTGTAATATTCCCGATGAAGCCCCTGACAAGGTCAAACAGGTTTGCCTCGCAAGCGGGCTTGTCGCCGTTGTCATCGACAACTTCGACATCGCTCCCACGCTCCCACAGCGTTTGATCAACTACGCTCCGGCAGAAGGTGACGAAATTTGGAACCTCGCGTTTTAAAAGTTGAATAGTAGTTTCGGAAGCTTCCGTTATGAACGGTTCCCGCATGAGCAGATTGGGAAGCTTGTGATGAAACACTTGATAGTCAGTAGTATTCAGGTCTCGCAGTGAACCCAAGTCATCGCCAAAAGCCTTCAGCGCACGGTTGACTAGAGGAGCTGATGTTGTGGCTTTGGATTGCATGATAGATTTGATCATGGATGGTGACACAATAGTATTGTGCTTTGTGCCACCCATGTAGCTCCCAAACACAGATGCATTCATATAATCTCTATAACGCCAGTCAGGCCACATAGGGTTAAGGTAGTGGCAGATATGGATACTGACCTGGATTTTTCAGTGAAGCTTACGTGGTCccatacaaaagaaagactatGGCCCAGCCACGGAAACCAATACGGCAGCGTCTTCACTGATTGCGGTTGTTCAGTCTTACTGTCGACACGACTCTGGAATCCACTGATGATACGCGTGGCAATACAGCAGAGGACCAGAACGGTTGCCAACAATGGCCATACCAGCTCCGATGAGCCACTCCACGCATTTTGTATCAGACCATCAGTAGATAATCCATCCtttcccattttctttcagggaagggaaaaaaggaaggggggACAAATAAACAATTGATCCAGCAGGAAAATGCAAAAGATATAGACAGGGCGAAGCACAGAGCCAGCGGACCGCACAGGGTTATATAatagaagaggaagaagtacTTTCAAGAGAAGTCCACCTTTGAAGCAAAGGAGGACTTGAAGGGTGTTAAGAGTACGAAATCTAATGGGGAGTGATGGGGAAAACTTGAATGTGAGTAAATGCTAAAGATAGATCTTCTCGGTCTGACATGATACATGATACAGTAACATTACAGCTTACTCAGCTGGAAGCCACCCCATTAATAATTCCATTTGTTGCGTATCACTACCATGCCTGCAAAGGGGTCaagcgaaaagaaagagagagagtgtgtgtgtgtgatGAAGAAAAGTGCAACCACCATCTTTATGGAAGCCCAGCGGTATCAAATAGGCAGGTTTAACAAGAGTAGTTTCAGTGTCCCCTACGGAGGATCATCTGGAGGAACGCACTCTCAGTCTCGTACCTGCTAATCTTGTTTTGCGAATTATATACTTTCTGTAAGAGCCACTGAATTCTTGAAGTTAGCTCTCGGGGCTGTTTTGGCAGTGATCCAAGCAAACGCAGCTCCTCTTCATATTTTCCAATGCTTTTATTCTCCTTACTGATCAGCTGTGACAAAATCTCGAGGTCCAGTCGACTACTGAGAGTCTTATTCTCGGTTAGCTTTTTAAAGACAGCTCGATAAACCGGCTTGCCAGGCTTGACCGTCTCTGGGCAGCCGTTGATAGAACTGACAGAGATGAGTTCTGCCTGCTCAAGAGCTTGAAGGGCAACCTCGCCGTTTTCCTTGAAAAGGTCTGAGAGAAGGACTTGGTTGTATGGCAGACTACCTTCCTTGCTATTCGCCAGCATCTTGATCAAATGCCAGACCTGCTCGTGGCTCCATTGGGCTTCAGTATTCGTACTCAAGATAAACATCTTGAGTATCTCAGATGTCGACTGCTCTATGATGCGGTTGACCGCGCCTTTCGCATTCGTTAGCTATGTGTCGTGTCAATAAAAGCAGCTAACCTACCATTGGGAGTTTCTCCCGCTTCTATACGATGTGCCATGAATTCAAGATCAGTCACCCGGCCTCCCAATATTTCAATACAACTGTCCAGGTCTTCCAAATATTCTTCACTTCTGGGTGGCTTATCTCCCGTTCTTGCTTCATCGGCCAAATGGTTGAGTACAAACCTCCTGCCGACTTCAAGGGAGCAATCACCCAAGGAAATTGTTCGAAAGACCGAATTCGGCAGAGCCTTGCTTAAAGGTTTAGCAAAGGAAACATCGGTAGTTAGGAAGATAACGTGTGCAATATTGGCGCTTGTTAATCCAGCGGCCCATTCGGTGATCTTTTCATATACGACGTTGTCCTCGGAAGCATTGTGAAGGAAATTATCAATGACCACCACTGGCCGGAGCTCAGGATGAGCTTCCAGATACTCCTCGTCTGTGAGGTGCGCATCCTTATCGTTCTTTTTCCTGCTATCTAAGATGACTCCCTTCAGAGCAGTGGCAGTGCTCTGCCAGATATTGCTGAGTTGCGCATCCAATGTTTCGGAGAACCCGGCTTTGGTACCAATCATGCCCTGTGCAGCTAGATCGATGAAGCTGCTAATGCTGTTCATCCAGGAGAAAACCGGCCGGTAGCCTACTTGGCCAGCTGCTCGTGCAATTTTTGCAGTGTCGCCCCTGGCGTCCTGTATCTGCTTGCAATCAATGACCACCTTGTATTTGTAGTTCTCAAGAGCTTGGTCCAACACAAGTTCCCGTTTCCCAGAACCTCGAGGACCGTgtatgatgatgaaggtCTCCGTATTCTCCGTAAGCCAAGACTGCAGCTGAGAAATATCCCCTTGACGATCCTCCCAAATCGCGGTGAGCCCACGAGGATCAGACGCCACAACACCCAAGCCGATGATGTTGGCCTTACTAACCTGCTTGCGAATCCATCCCAGAACACTGTTCTCTTCGACATGAAGCGTTGCctttatcttcatcttgataAAGAAGGTGCGAATGGGGTCAAAAACAGTCACAGTGATGGCCGCGATAAGTGCAGCGACGGCAGGGATTACTATTCTTGGATGGCTCAAGATCCAGTCCTTAATCATTGACAATTTGATCTTCCGTTCATAGTTAATCTTCAACCTTGTGCCAAATTTCCCgccaccttctttctctgcgATTGTGAATCCGTGCATGCAGTTTTTCGCCATAACCGCGAACTTGGGACGAGCAAATTCTACGTAGGCGTACCTTGGTAGGATCTTGGAATCCGACGGTTGCCTTTCAATGTCTCTCAGTTTCCCATAGCTGCGGAACAGTGAGTACAAAGATTCCGTAGTAGGATCATTTGCTAAATCATTGGCGCTGCCCGGCAGGAACTCAACTCTCAGCCGAGGGCTCGGTATGCGATATAAATCCTCTATCCATGGTCTTCCAAGGACACTGGCAACCTTGACCTGCTGGAAAGGATTGAACCAAGGTCGAATAGGGTGTTTCTCGAGATGATCCTTGACAGCCGTCTCGATATCAGTGTCTTTTACCCCCTCGTTGCGAGTGTATTTCACAAATGCACCGCCTTCTCTGAAGCGCGGAACGACCTCTTTGATCTCAACTTCTAGCTCATGGGGAAAGACACGACGGATAATGCGTAGGGGATCGGACGCTGCGAGATGCGGTCTGTCGATTCGTTTCAAGGCCTCTTCGTACGGTCGACTTGCGCGGAGAGACCCTTCCAAGACCCATTGCAGTTTCCGGGGGAAAATATCTGTTATAGTTCAAACTTAGCTTGCGATACTACCAGTATGGATTTAAATTCGAGATTTCGTACTATTGATAAACAGTAATCCCTCATTTTTCTTCAAATCAATGTGTCCTGTCTCGAGATACGAAGCATGTGATGCGCTACTGAGGCGAGCGAGGGAGGACTTTGCGGCAAACAATGACGGGGGTGGTCGCCCCCAGCGGAAGGATGTCTGATAGATACGAGGTATCACCACTGGAAATGATTTTCGCATCTTTATCGTCGTCGCCATTGAGATGGTAGAGCCATTGTTGAGGAAGTTTGATATTGATCAACATTAAGCTTGGTCATGAGTATGACGTAGGTGCCCGTATAATACACCCCGGAACAGCTGTATTCCGCATCTGTCCCGGATAAGTGCTCCTAGTATTGTCATTTTCTGTAATTATGAAATTTACAGCGCTAATTCCATAATCCACAGAATTGTCGCTCCAACACTGGAGCCACCTCCACCTGTGATTCTTGCCCTTATTCCCCGacatcaatatcaattcaCACAAAatgggttggtggtggagttCGTCTTCTCCTACCAAAAATGAAGCGCAAATCATCTCATCATTCGATACGCAACCGGCGCCAGAGAACGCCGGGGTACCTACATCGCAACCACGGACATTAACTCGCGAAGAACGAGCAGATGCGGAGTTGAAGCAATTGCTAGCCAGCTTGGAGGGAGACATCAATAAAGGACATGAGGCATCGCAAGGGTCACCGTCCTCCGCAGAGTCCACATCATTACCCCCGTCATCCATAGCGCCGGAATCTCTCTACCCCGATACAATGTCCTGTCGTTCTGCGTTCGACTACGCATTCTTCTGTCAATCGTTCGGCGGGCAGTTTGTCAATGTTTACCGATATGGCGAGCTGCGATCGTGCAGTGAACACTGGGATAATTTCTGGCTTTGCATGAAGACCAGGACATGGTCGGATGGTGCTCGTAAGAAGGCAGTCAGAGACCACTATCGCAAGAAAGCCATCAAGTATAAGACGGGGCCCAGTAGTGAGGATGTCTGGGATCTCCGGACAGAGCCGGTTCGGAATGCTTTTGAAGGGGATTTTGCTGCTCTAGAGAAGGAGATGCAGGCCGAGGAAGAATCACAGGGGGCTGGTGCCGCTTAGGTTTGCTGATGCTTCTTTGTTTGCCTGCAATCTCTTGTTTATCGGTATATGTAGATTTGAACCCGGATACTTGTCTCCTGCAGCTCATGAGACTCTGTATAGTACTCATTGTACTAATTCTATGTCAAGCAGCAGTCATAGACCTGGTTGATGGAGTTTTCCTTGAGAATTGAGCATCTGTGCTGAATTTTGttgtataatattagaaatgGAAGTTAACGCTTAGCGTCTTTATCGATAACATGTCCATTTATTCTTTGTTCATGTTCACTAATATAAAGGCGAAGAAAGTCAGAAGCCAGTGGCAGAACCAAACTACAGATCCCCGCATGGTTTCTAGAATGTTAATCTCCTTGTCCGTCTGATGGATTCACGAATATACCACGCTATACATTCCTTTCTATTCCACAGTGCTTATCGCACAAAAAAGTCACGTCGACATGGACAGTCGAACGCACGACCATCCCCACTACTACCGCACGCAGATGGGGCTCATAACCATGCTCGAAGACACAAGCTACGGAAACACGTTCACTGGGGCGCGGTGGTGCAACTCCCTGACCGTCCCAGAAAGGGGTACTATCCAAACTATTTCGACGAGAGAGCATCAAACCATAAACCCATACTCAAGCCCCAGACATCATTGGACCGGTCGATGTACTACAGAAATTTATGGGCAATGATCGAGCTGGCTGATCAACGGTTGGGATATCTTTACGATTGTTTGAGGGCGGCTGATGACGAGGCTGGCTTAGATTGGATCATAAAGGTCGACGACGAGTTCATGGGTCGAGAGGCAAATCGAAGGGCAAGAGTATCTGCAGATAAGACCTGGAAATGAAGATACAGGGCCCTTTGGAATCACCTCACGGTAGATGAGGTTATCTCCCGGACTCTAAATGTTAGGCACTCAATCCACAATGATCTATGTCATCGAATCTCCAATATATTACTTAAGAAGTAGATATGTACAATGAATCATAGAAAAGATACACTGAATAGCAAACGCGCCGACCCCATTTTTGCATACCAGTTTTTATGGGAGAGGCACTGCAACAAAACGCAAAGGAACACAGCCGCAAAACGAAAAAAGGAGCAGGAACCAAAACGGTACAGGCTTGAATAAGCAAAACAACAAAGCATTTAGTAAACCTCTCCGGGAGTGTTGCACCATTGTTGCTAACATGTCAATGTAACTGCAGTCGTAGCTGTTGATCAATTGCCATGATACAGATTTTCAACCAACATTAATTCTGCCGGTTAGTAAACTTTTGATCATAACACAATAATCTACAGTCATTTCAATCATGAGCCATGGCTACATGGCTGGGAATATGTCCGCCCCTGGAGAATCTGAAGCTCCCAGAGAAAATCATGCGGAAACGGGTTGTTCCGTACACTGTCGAACCGCATCAATAGCAGGTCTACGGACAATGCCGCCAGTGACAGGAAGCTGAGAGCTAATGTCCATAAGATGAGCGTCGACTTCGCGAGCACACTGACGGCCCTCATTGATGCCCCAGACAATGAGAGATTGTCCACGACGGCAATCACCAGCAGCAAAAACACCAGGGACATTAGAGGAATATTGACCGGGAGGAGTCTTCACATTCTTGCGAGAATCACGTTCAATTTCATCACCCAGGAGGCGGTCTTCAGGTCCAAGGAATCCCATGGACAGCAAAACAAGGTCTGCAGGGAAAAACTGTTCACTGCCCTCAACTGTCTTCATATCCCAGCCTCCAGAAGCGCTCTTAGTCCACTCAACACGAACAGTGTTGATACCTTTGACATGGCCGTTACCGTCGTCGACAAACTCTGTGGACATGACACAGTACTCACGGGGATCCTTGCCCATGTGGGTCTTGACTTCAGAGTGACCGTAATCAACACGGTAGATGCGCGGCCATTGGGGCCATGGGTTGTCGCGGGCACGTTCTGGAGGCGGCTGGGGAAGTAACTCGAAGTTGGTAACAGACTTAGCACCGTGACGAACAGAAGTACCAATGCAATCATTTCCAGTATCACCACCGCCGATGACAACAACGTGCTTACCCTTGGCGGATATATATGCGCCATCAGCGAGGTTAGAGTCAAGGAGCGACTTGGTATTGCGGTGCAAGAATTGCATGGCAAAATGGACGCCTTCCAGCTCTCGGCCGGGGACCTTGAGATCCCGAGCCACAGTGGCACCGGTGGCGATGATAACAGCATCGTTCGTCCTACGCAGGGAGTCCAAAGAAACCTCTTGGTCAGGGCCAACAGCAGTGTTGGGCACGAATCTGACGCCCTCAGCAGCCATCAGATCCACGCGGCGTTGCACGACCTTCTTGTCGAGCTTCATGTTGGGAATACCATACATAAGAAGACCGCCAATACGATCTGCACGTTCATATACGGTAACGCTATGGCCAGCGCGGTTTAGCTGATCCGCAGCTGCGAGACCAGCTGGACCGGAGCCAATGATTGCAACGGTCTTACCGGTACGGGCCTTAGGAGGACGCGGTACCATCCAGCCCATCTCGAAACCACGGTCAATGATGGCACATTCAATAGACTTGATTCCAACAGGGTCTTCATTGATCCCTAGAACGCAGGCGCCTTCACAAGGGGCAGGGCAGACACGGCCAGTGAACTCAGGGAAGTTGTTAGTCATGAGCAAACGGTTAAGGGCATCCTGCCACTGGTTCTGGAAAACGAGCTCGTTCCACTTAGGAATAATGTTAGAGATGGGGCAGCCAGTGTCAGACTGGCAAAAGGGAACACCGCAGTCCATACAACGGGCAGACTGATACTTGAGCTCATCCTCAGTTAGACGGCTAGAAAGCTCGGCCCAGTCACGTGTACGAGTACCAGGGTTCCGATATTTCTCACTTCGCCTGCTGTACTTCATGAAGCCCCTTGTCTTGTCAAGTATGAGTGCTGACCGCTTCTTCTCGGTCTTTGAATCATTCACGCTGTCCTCAATGTCAAGCATTTCAGCCTTCTTGGCATCGCCCGCCCTGAGCTTCTCAGCGGTGGAAGATGTGCTAGGAAGCTGGGGCACAGTGAACTCGGCCTTCTTAGCAGCTTCAGCTCTGGTAGCTTCCTCTTCCATCACCCGCTTGTAATCGGTAGGTAGAACCTTGACAAAGTGAGGGAGAGCACGAGTAAAGTCCAATAGAATGCGAGCAGCCAGTTCCGAGCCAGTGTAGTGGTGGTGATCCTCGATGAGACCGCGGACAAAGGCAACTTCGGTGGGATCTTCCAGGCCGGATacctccaccatctccatgTTGACTTTTGAGTGGAAGTCCTGGTCCATATCTAGGACGTAGGCAATACCACCGGACATACCAGCAGCAAAATTACGGCCAATTGAGCCAAGGATGAGCACACGACCTCCAGTCATATATTCACATCCGTGGTCACCAACGCCCTCAACGACTGCAGTGGCACCCGAATTACGAACAGCAAAACGCTCAGCGGCCACACCACGGAAGAAGCACGTACCCCTGGTAGCACCATATAGGCAAGTGTTACCAACGATGATGTTCTCCTCTGCTTTGAAGGCAGCACCGCGGGGAGGATAGATAATGAGGCGACCGCCCGACAGACCCTTGCCAACATAGTCGTTGGCGTCACCCTCAAGCTCAAGGGTGATACCGGGAGCGAGGTAGGCGCCAAACGACTGGCCAGCAGAGCCCTTTATGTTGGCGTGAATGGTATCCTGCGGAAGACCTTCGCCACCAAAGCGACGACTGACCTGGTAAGAAAGTGTAGCTCCCAGTGCACGATCAGTGTTAACTATATCACACTCAATCCTACAGGGAAGACCCTTCTCAAGTGCAAGCTCAGACTCCGCAATCAGCTTATTGTCGAGACGGGTGTGTAGACGATGGTCTTGCTTGCGAACATTGTATGTAGCAACGCCGGGGCGCAAGGAATGGGCAGGAGTCAGAATGAGCGAAAGATCGATCCTCTCCTGCTTAGCGGTCCGGATGTCATCCCTGGTCTTGAGTAGCTCAGCTCGCCCAACCATTTCATTCACGGTACGAATACCTAATTTGGCCATTATAGCGCGCATTTCATTGGCAACGTAGTAGAAAAAGTTGATAACATGCTCCGGGGTGCCCGAGAACTTTTTTCTCAGTTCAGGGTCTTGAGTAGCAATACCGACGGGGCAAGTATTCAGATGACATTTTCTAAACAACTGTCAGTAAAGCAAATATAACTATGAAATTTACCAGTTATACGAACCTCATCATAATGCAGCCCATGGCGATTAAGGGAGTTGTGGCAAAGCCGAATTCTTCGGCACCGAGCAGACAAGCGATAGCAAGATCGCGGCCAGTGCGGAGTTGGCCATCAGTCTGCACAACGACACGACCACGTAGGTCATTGAGAACAAGAGTTTGGTGAGTCTCTGCGAGACCCAATTCCCAAGGAAGACCGGCATACTTGATACCGGTCCAACGAGAAGCACCAGTACCACCATCATGACCAGAGATCAGAATATGATCGGCTTTGGCTTTGGCAACACCAGAGGCAACAATGCCAACGCCGACTTCCGACACGAGCTTAACGGATACACGTGCACGAGGGTTGGAACATTTGAGGTCGTAGATGAGCTGCTTGAGGTCTTCAATTGAATAGATGTCGTGGTGAGGGGGCGGTGATATCAGACCGACGCCAGGAGTGGAATAACGGGTATGAGCAATAGGGCCAACAACTTTATGACCCGGAAGCTCACCACCTTCGCCCGGTTTAGCACCTTGGGCCATTTTGATTTGCAGTTCATCAGCATCGGCTAGGTAATGAGATGTCACACCGAAACGGCCGG
The sequence above is a segment of the Aspergillus flavus chromosome 4, complete sequence genome. Coding sequences within it:
- a CDS encoding glutamate synthase, whose amino-acid sequence is MGLNLEEIYGQNIIDEQKPNEYSEYQPKQGYGWANTLPERQGLYDPEYEKDACGVGFTAHIKGKPSHKIVSDARNLLCNMTHRGAVGSDARDGDGAGVMTSIPHKFFIKNFAREVGVDLPPLGQYAVGNLFFKPDQETLKDSTATFEELATSLGLRVLGWREVPHDSTILGPAALSREPIIMQPFVVLKSAYGDGNKPDNTDPGLFDERTFERQLYILRKRATHVLGLANWFYLCSLSNRNIVYKGQLAPVQVYQYYHDLVNVDYEGHFALVHSRFSTNTFPSWDRAQPLRWAAHNGEINTLRGNKNWMRAREGVLKSDIFGEELDSLYPVVEDGGSDSAAFDNVLELLMINGVLSLPEAVMLMIPEAWQGNPAVDPAKAAFYEWAACQMEPWDGPALFTFSDGRYCGANLDRNGLRPCRFYVMDDDRIICASEVGAVDIDPERVVQKGRLQPGKMLLVDTVAGRIIDDSELKYTVSHRQDFAAWLDKELLKLPAINEKLLQQNVDLSYTIDDTTVQNDPRLKAFGYSFEQVSLLLGPMAADSKEALGSMGNDAPLACIAQQPRLLYEYFRQLFAQVTNPPIDPIREAVVMSLECYVGPQGNLLEMDASQCHRLLLPSPILSIPEFTALKNINKAHNDWTVRTIDITFDKKKGVPGYLEALDAICDAATEAIQNGDKVLVLSDRATSAGRVPVSTLLATGLVHHHLVSNKWRSLAALVVETAEAREVHHMCVLVGYGADAINPYLAMECILKMNREKLIRKQLPDDKVIENYKASCDGGILKVMSKMGISTLQSYKGAQIFEALGIDDSVIDRCFAGTASRIRGLTFELIAQDAFAFHERGYPSRSVIEIPGLPESGEYHWRDGGEEHVNDPVSIANMQDAVRTKNDKSYEAYAKAEHEQIKNCTLRGMLDFDFEQRTPITIDQVEPWTEIVRRFVTGAMSYGSISMESHSTIAIAMNRLGGKSNTGEGGEDPERSKRMENGDTMRSAIKQIASGRFGVTSHYLADADELQIKMAQGAKPGEGGELPGHKVVGPIAHTRYSTPGVGLISPPPHHDIYSIEDLKQLIYDLKCSNPRARVSVKLVSEVGVGIVASGVAKAKADHILISGHDGGTGASRWTGIKYAGLPWELGLAETHQTLVLNDLRGRVVVQTDGQLRTGRDLAIACLLGAEEFGFATTPLIAMGCIMMRKCHLNTCPVGIATQDPELRKKFSGTPEHVINFFYYVANEMRAIMAKLGIRTVNEMVGRAELLKTRDDIRTAKQERIDLSLILTPAHSLRPGVATYNVRKQDHRLHTRLDNKLIAESELALEKGLPCRIECDIVNTDRALGATLSYQVSRRFGGEGLPQDTIHANIKGSAGQSFGAYLAPGITLELEGDANDYVGKGLSGGRLIIYPPRGAAFKAEENIIVGNTCLYGATRGTCFFRGVAAERFAVRNSGATAVVEGVGDHGCEYMTGGRVLILGSIGRNFAAGMSGGIAYVLDMDQDFHSKVNMEMVEVSGLEDPTEVAFVRGLIEDHHHYTGSELAARILLDFTRALPHFVKVLPTDYKRVMEEEATRAEAAKKAEFTVPQLPSTSSTAEKLRAGDAKKAEMLDIEDSVNDSKTEKKRSALILDKTRGFMKYSRRSEKYRNPGTRTRDWAELSSRLTEDELKYQSARCMDCGVPFCQSDTGCPISNIIPKWNELVFQNQWQDALNRLLMTNNFPEFTGRVCPAPCEGACVLGINEDPVGIKSIECAIIDRGFEMGWMVPRPPKARTGKTVAIIGSGPAGLAAADQLNRAGHSVTVYERADRIGGLLMYGIPNMKLDKKVVQRRVDLMAAEGVRFVPNTAVGPDQEVSLDSLRRTNDAVIIATGATVARDLKVPGRELEGVHFAMQFLHRNTKSLLDSNLADGAYISAKGKHVVVIGGGDTGNDCIGTSVRHGAKSVTNFELLPQPPPERARDNPWPQWPRIYRVDYGHSEVKTHMGKDPREYCVMSTEFVDDGNGHVKGINTVRVEWTKSASGGWDMKTVEGSEQFFPADLVLLSMGFLGPEDRLLGDEIERDSRKNVKTPPGQYSSNVPGVFAAGDCRRGQSLIVWGINEGRQCAREVDAHLMDISSQLPVTGGIVRRPAIDAVRQCTEQPVSA